The Stenotrophomonas rhizophila genome has a window encoding:
- the nagA gene encoding N-acetylglucosamine-6-phosphate deacetylase, which yields MNPVSTLHGRVLTPSGWVRGDIAFGQRIVSISSDHADPRGDDEVPLILPGFIDLHVHGGAGVDIMQGGNTAQTVARAHARHGTTALLGTTMTAETGDIVRALQGLSTAIAQRDTGMARVLGVHLEGPFISAERLGAQPPLVVEATLEDVRRLHAIAPIKVLTLAPEIGQHLALIPALNALGIRVQLGHSAGSYEQGVAALEAGAAGFTHLFNGMTGVDHYHPGIATAALAHAEYAELIPDLQHVHPGAIRTALRAIPRLYCVTDATAATGMPDGEYALGVQRVHKCLGCVRLESGSLAGSALTMDQALRNLVALGLALDDASNRVSRYPADYLGLDDRGRLQRGAWADLVVLNHDLRVQQVVVEGERITLD from the coding sequence TTGAACCCGGTTTCCACCCTGCATGGCCGCGTGCTGACCCCGTCCGGGTGGGTGCGCGGCGACATAGCGTTTGGCCAGCGCATCGTGTCGATCAGCAGCGACCACGCTGACCCGCGTGGCGATGACGAGGTGCCGCTGATCCTGCCCGGCTTCATCGACCTGCATGTGCATGGCGGTGCCGGGGTGGACATCATGCAGGGCGGAAATACCGCGCAGACGGTGGCACGCGCGCACGCGCGGCATGGCACCACCGCGCTGCTGGGCACCACCATGACCGCGGAGACAGGCGACATCGTGCGTGCGCTGCAGGGCCTGTCCACCGCGATTGCGCAGCGCGATACCGGCATGGCGCGCGTGCTGGGCGTTCACCTGGAAGGCCCGTTCATCAGCGCCGAGCGCCTGGGTGCGCAGCCGCCGCTGGTGGTGGAAGCCACGCTGGAGGATGTGCGCCGCCTGCACGCCATCGCACCGATCAAGGTGCTGACCCTGGCACCGGAAATCGGCCAGCACCTTGCATTGATCCCCGCATTGAACGCGCTCGGCATCCGCGTGCAGCTGGGACACAGCGCAGGCAGTTACGAGCAGGGCGTGGCCGCGCTGGAGGCAGGCGCCGCCGGCTTCACCCATCTGTTCAACGGCATGACCGGCGTGGACCACTACCACCCCGGTATCGCCACGGCGGCGCTGGCGCATGCCGAGTACGCCGAACTCATTCCCGACCTCCAGCACGTGCACCCCGGCGCGATCCGCACCGCGCTGCGCGCGATTCCGCGCCTGTACTGCGTGACCGACGCCACCGCGGCCACCGGCATGCCCGATGGCGAGTACGCGCTCGGCGTGCAGCGCGTGCACAAGTGCCTGGGCTGCGTGCGCCTGGAAAGTGGCTCGCTGGCCGGCAGCGCGCTGACCATGGACCAGGCACTGCGCAACCTGGTTGCGCTGGGTCTGGCGCTGGATGACGCATCCAACCGCGTTTCACGCTACCCCGCCGACTATCTGGGCCTGGATGACCGCGGCCGCCTGCAACGGGGCGCGTGGGCGGACCTGGTCGTGCTCAACCATGACCTGCGCGTGCAGCAGGTAGTGGTGGAAGGCGAACGCATCACGCTTGACTGA
- a CDS encoding MFS transporter, translating to MNDASAVMPVPASANAPRWPVRYLLFIGGMGGLLYGIDIGIIAGALPYLEATATASWHLTTQQLGFVVAAVLLGSVLSSLFAGAVADLIGRRGAMVLAGVLFTASIPVMALSEGYGPLLMGRLLQGISGGLIGVVVPLYLAEVLSPERRGRGAAMFQLLLTIGLVLAAVIGLYHAHSVDAATAAVRHLPGEEQQRLLFAVKDHAWRTIFWSCLLPGLVFTGGALLISESPRWLVRRGRIEKARSALQRTVAPAEVEATLARMQAPDAPASDGSPARRDPLLSRRYVWPFVLACLVLAFTQATGINSVLAYAVNILHQAGLPGAVANWADVSIKLLNALMTIVALVLVDRKGRKFLLMLGTGGITIALLGAALLFVRSEHGRLDVQPALQQQVYGQSLSLPMDAAQWRRLDGNADGQPLQLTVSYAYGGFSNVRSLRSDNPIDATLQIRREDAVSADSVIGAFFRRLNLNPFPDPAAAVQAPLVIERAVIGPVPSPTHGWLVAGCILLFVAFFAVGPGVCVWLALSELMPTRIRSNGMSIALLINQFVSTVIAAIFLPTVGHHGYASMFFFWAGCTLLYFLVAAFLLPETKGKTLEEIEARFR from the coding sequence ATGAACGACGCTTCCGCCGTGATGCCCGTGCCCGCTTCCGCCAACGCGCCGCGTTGGCCGGTGCGCTATCTGCTCTTCATCGGCGGCATGGGCGGCCTGCTCTACGGCATCGACATCGGCATCATCGCCGGCGCCCTGCCTTACCTCGAGGCTACGGCCACTGCCAGCTGGCACCTGACCACCCAGCAGCTTGGCTTCGTGGTGGCTGCGGTGCTGCTGGGCAGCGTGCTGTCCTCGCTGTTTGCCGGCGCCGTGGCCGACCTGATCGGCCGGCGCGGCGCGATGGTGCTGGCCGGCGTGTTGTTCACCGCCAGCATTCCGGTGATGGCGCTGTCCGAAGGCTATGGACCGCTGTTGATGGGGCGCCTGCTGCAGGGCATCAGCGGCGGCCTGATCGGCGTGGTGGTGCCGCTGTACCTCGCCGAAGTGTTGAGTCCCGAACGGCGCGGGCGTGGCGCGGCGATGTTCCAGCTGCTGCTCACCATCGGGCTGGTACTGGCGGCGGTGATCGGGCTGTATCACGCCCACAGCGTGGACGCCGCCACTGCCGCCGTGCGCCACCTGCCGGGCGAGGAGCAGCAGCGCCTGTTGTTCGCGGTGAAGGATCACGCCTGGCGCACCATCTTCTGGAGTTGCCTGCTGCCCGGGTTGGTGTTCACCGGCGGCGCGTTGCTGATCAGCGAATCGCCCCGCTGGCTGGTGCGGCGCGGCCGCATTGAGAAAGCACGCAGCGCCCTGCAGCGCACGGTGGCGCCGGCGGAGGTGGAAGCCACGCTGGCGCGCATGCAGGCACCCGATGCACCGGCCAGCGATGGCAGCCCGGCCAGGCGCGATCCGCTGCTGAGCCGCCGCTATGTGTGGCCCTTCGTGCTGGCCTGCCTGGTGCTGGCCTTCACCCAGGCGACCGGCATCAATTCGGTACTGGCCTATGCGGTGAACATCCTCCACCAGGCCGGGCTACCCGGCGCGGTGGCCAACTGGGCCGATGTCTCCATCAAGCTGCTCAATGCGCTGATGACCATCGTCGCGCTGGTGCTGGTGGATCGCAAGGGCCGCAAGTTCCTGTTGATGCTGGGCACCGGCGGCATCACCATCGCGCTGCTGGGCGCCGCGCTGCTGTTCGTTCGCAGCGAACACGGGCGGTTGGATGTACAGCCCGCGCTGCAGCAGCAGGTGTACGGGCAGTCGCTGTCGCTGCCGATGGATGCCGCACAGTGGCGCCGGCTGGATGGCAACGCCGACGGTCAGCCGCTGCAGCTCACGGTGTCCTACGCCTACGGCGGCTTCAGCAACGTGCGTTCGCTGCGCAGCGACAACCCCATCGACGCCACGCTGCAGATCCGCCGCGAAGACGCGGTGTCGGCTGACAGCGTGATCGGCGCGTTCTTCCGCCGCCTCAACCTCAACCCGTTCCCGGATCCGGCCGCCGCCGTGCAGGCGCCGCTGGTGATCGAGCGCGCGGTCATCGGCCCGGTGCCCTCGCCCACGCACGGCTGGCTGGTGGCCGGCTGCATCCTGCTGTTCGTGGCGTTCTTCGCGGTGGGCCCGGGCGTCTGCGTGTGGCTTGCGCTGTCGGAGCTGATGCCTACCCGCATCCGCTCCAACGGCATGAGCATCGCGCTGCTGATCAACCAGTTCGTATCCACGGTGATCGCGGCGATCTTCCTGCCCACGGTGGGCCACCACGGCTACGCCAGCATGTTCTTCTTCTGGGCCGGCTGCACGCTGCTGTACTTCCTGGTGGCCGCGTTCCTGCTGCCGGAAACCAAGGGCAAGACGCTGGAGGAGATCGAAGCGCGGTTCCGCTAG
- a CDS encoding SecDF P1 head subdomain-containing protein, with translation MRNGWRWSLAAASLLLVTACNQHNGAALNPAAQGNPPLADVRIEMRPVAEVGEPGVEVRFAHGETVKLANPPVFTTGAIASVRQVVNEDGKANVYYAFTDAAAPRIHSATERLVGRTMVLTVDGEPISRANLSGPFGESMMTSGLEADEATALVTRITGRP, from the coding sequence ATGCGCAACGGATGGCGATGGAGCCTGGCGGCAGCGAGCCTGCTGCTGGTCACGGCATGCAACCAGCACAACGGCGCGGCGTTGAACCCTGCAGCGCAGGGCAACCCGCCGCTCGCCGATGTACGCATCGAAATGCGCCCGGTCGCGGAGGTCGGCGAGCCGGGCGTCGAGGTCCGCTTCGCACACGGGGAGACCGTCAAGCTGGCCAACCCGCCCGTGTTCACGACCGGCGCGATTGCCAGCGTGCGCCAGGTGGTCAACGAGGACGGAAAGGCCAACGTGTACTACGCGTTCACCGACGCCGCCGCGCCTCGCATCCACAGCGCCACCGAGCGCCTGGTCGGACGGACGATGGTGCTCACCGTCGATGGCGAACCGATCTCCCGGGCGAACCTCAGCGGCCCCTTCGGCGAGAGCATGATGACCTCGGGCCTTGAGGCGGACGAAGCCACCGCGCTGGTTACCCGGATCACCGGGCGACCGTAG
- a CDS encoding HdeD family acid-resistance protein, protein MSQAPELRTTSLLSLVGRSWWVVLLYGLIAIGFGLIAIVRPLSAAAGLAWAIGVMALVEGLVSLFAVFSGNSGAPRGWALVYALASIGFGALAVINPLVTAKVLVLLLAIWLILAGVYRIVFAIRVRRQIEGEWLLIVSGLLAIVLGVMMFGNPLGGVAVTTLWIGIGSLIYGVLQVVVAFRLRKLR, encoded by the coding sequence ATGAGCCAGGCTCCGGAACTGCGCACTACGTCGCTGTTGTCGCTGGTGGGCCGCAGCTGGTGGGTGGTGCTGCTGTATGGCCTGATCGCGATCGGCTTCGGCCTGATCGCCATCGTCCGGCCGCTGTCCGCCGCCGCCGGGCTCGCCTGGGCCATCGGGGTCATGGCGCTGGTAGAAGGCCTGGTCAGCCTGTTCGCGGTATTCAGCGGCAACAGCGGCGCGCCGCGCGGCTGGGCATTGGTCTACGCGCTGGCCTCGATCGGTTTTGGCGCGCTGGCGGTGATCAACCCGCTGGTGACCGCCAAGGTGCTGGTGCTGCTGCTGGCGATCTGGCTGATCCTGGCCGGTGTGTACCGCATCGTGTTCGCCATCCGCGTACGCAGGCAGATAGAAGGCGAATGGCTGCTGATCGTCAGCGGCCTGCTGGCCATCGTGCTGGGCGTCATGATGTTCGGCAACCCGCTCGGCGGGGTGGCGGTGACCACGCTGTGGATCGGCATCGGCAGCCTGATCTACGGCGTACTGCAGGTCGTGGTGGCGTTCCGGCTCAGGAAGTTGCGCTGA
- a CDS encoding ComF family protein: protein MNFRKVYDVLGWLGHHCLPLRCLVCANPGNDGLDLCAACYAELPWNDHACPLCALPLPPDEPAKVCGACLAEPPRQAGAAATFLYAPPIDRLVLRFKFHQDLAAGRLLSQLMLHAVPDFAQHPLLPMPLHGRRLRERGYDQARELARPLARELQLPLWTGLCRSRATLAQSTLDADARRQNLKGAFAVRATPPSRLTLVDDVMTTGATLDAAVRALRRSGLQEAMLWVCARAP from the coding sequence ATGAACTTTCGCAAAGTTTACGATGTGCTGGGGTGGTTGGGGCATCACTGCCTGCCGCTGCGCTGCCTGGTCTGCGCCAATCCGGGAAATGACGGGCTGGATCTGTGTGCCGCCTGCTACGCCGAGCTTCCGTGGAACGACCATGCCTGCCCGTTGTGCGCGCTGCCGCTGCCGCCCGATGAACCGGCCAAGGTGTGCGGTGCCTGCCTGGCCGAGCCGCCGCGGCAGGCCGGCGCGGCGGCGACCTTCCTGTATGCGCCGCCGATCGACCGGCTGGTGCTGCGCTTCAAGTTCCACCAGGACCTGGCCGCAGGGCGGCTGCTCTCGCAGCTGATGCTGCACGCCGTGCCGGACTTCGCGCAGCACCCGCTGCTGCCGATGCCGCTGCATGGGCGCCGGCTTCGCGAGCGGGGCTACGACCAGGCCCGGGAACTGGCCCGCCCGTTGGCGCGGGAGCTCCAGTTGCCGCTCTGGACCGGGCTGTGCCGCAGCCGGGCGACCCTGGCCCAGTCCACGCTGGACGCGGATGCACGCCGCCAGAACCTCAAAGGGGCCTTCGCCGTGCGGGCCACCCCGCCGTCCCGGCTGACCCTCGTGGACGATGTGATGACCACCGGCGCCACCCTGGACGCGGCCGTGAGGGCGCTGCGCCGGTCCGGCCTGCAGGAGGCCATGCTGTGGGTCTGCGCCCGGGCGCCGTGA
- the bioB gene encoding biotin synthase BioB, whose amino-acid sequence MASVIRHDWHPEELLALFELPFPELLHRAAGVHREHFDPAEVQVSTLLSVKTGGCPEDCAYCPQAQRYDTGVSAQKLMATDDVVAKARQAKAAGASRFCMGAAWRSPKDRDIPKVAAMIREVKALGLETCATLGMLDGAQAVALREAGLDYYNHNLDTAPDYYDSIIHTRQYQDRLDTLEHVREAGLKTCCGGIVGMGETRAHRAGLLLALANLPAHPDSVPINRLVQVAGTPLHGSAELDPFEFVRMIAVARIVMPRAMVRLSAGREAMSDELQALCFLAGANSIFYGEKLLTTGNPDTERDLALFSRLGLRPMAVQVDAAGHDHPGTVHADITCGGGCGQAA is encoded by the coding sequence ATGGCTTCTGTCATCCGCCACGACTGGCACCCCGAGGAGCTGCTGGCGCTGTTCGAGCTGCCCTTCCCGGAGCTGCTGCACCGGGCGGCGGGCGTGCACCGGGAGCACTTTGATCCCGCCGAGGTGCAGGTCTCGACCCTGCTCTCGGTCAAGACCGGCGGCTGCCCGGAGGACTGCGCGTACTGCCCGCAGGCCCAGCGCTACGACACCGGGGTGAGCGCACAGAAGCTGATGGCCACCGACGACGTGGTCGCCAAGGCCCGCCAGGCCAAGGCGGCCGGGGCGTCGCGGTTCTGCATGGGCGCGGCGTGGCGGTCGCCCAAGGACCGCGACATCCCCAAGGTGGCGGCGATGATCCGCGAGGTGAAGGCACTTGGGCTGGAAACCTGCGCCACGCTGGGCATGCTCGACGGCGCGCAGGCCGTGGCCCTGCGCGAGGCCGGGCTGGACTACTACAACCATAACCTGGACACCGCGCCGGATTACTACGACTCGATCATCCACACCCGCCAGTACCAGGACCGGCTGGATACGCTGGAACACGTGCGCGAGGCCGGGCTGAAGACCTGCTGCGGCGGCATCGTCGGCATGGGCGAAACCCGCGCGCACCGCGCCGGGCTGCTGCTGGCGCTGGCCAACCTGCCGGCGCACCCCGATTCGGTGCCGATCAACCGGTTGGTGCAGGTGGCGGGCACGCCGTTGCATGGCAGTGCCGAACTGGACCCGTTCGAGTTCGTGCGGATGATCGCGGTGGCCCGCATCGTGATGCCCAGGGCAATGGTGCGGCTGTCGGCCGGGCGCGAAGCAATGAGCGATGAGCTGCAGGCGCTGTGCTTCCTGGCCGGGGCCAACTCGATCTTTTACGGCGAAAAACTGCTGACCACCGGCAATCCGGACACCGAACGCGACCTGGCCCTGTTCAGCCGGCTGGGTCTGCGCCCGATGGCGGTGCAGGTGGATGCGGCCGGGCATGACCACCCCGGCACCGTGCATGCCGACATCACCTGTGGAGGTGGTTGCGGACAAGCGGCCTGA
- the bioF gene encoding 8-amino-7-oxononanoate synthase: MARTDLHDRIQSQRKLREAQGRIRVRRTVTRRDGVRLEVNGQWLTGFCSNDYLGLSQQFGVVSALQDAAAREGAGAGASHLICGHHALHEALEQEVADWLGYPRALLFGSGFAANLAVQQALLSEEDDVCVQDRLNHASLLDATRLAGCRLRRYPHLDTEGALRQLKHAPDGAAMLVTDGVFSMDGDIAPLRSLSLVARMQEAVLYVDDAHGVGVIGEHGRGCVADAGLGVADVPLQLVTLGKALGGSGALVVGDEAMIQHLAETARPYIYTTAVPPAQAAAALAAVKLARRDDWRREKLAELVGVFRAGARQHGLELMPSDTPIQPLLCGAESTVMGLSAALEAAGFLVSAIRPPTVPEGKARLRVTLSALHTVPEVRALTDAIAHARDQVLRQQALDALSA, translated from the coding sequence ATGGCCCGTACCGACCTGCACGACCGCATCCAGTCCCAGCGCAAGCTTCGCGAAGCGCAGGGTCGTATCCGCGTGCGCCGCACGGTAACCCGGCGCGATGGCGTGCGCCTGGAGGTCAATGGCCAGTGGCTCACCGGCTTCTGCAGCAATGACTATCTGGGCCTGTCCCAGCAGTTTGGCGTGGTCAGCGCGCTGCAGGATGCCGCCGCGCGCGAAGGCGCCGGGGCGGGCGCCTCACACCTGATCTGCGGCCACCATGCGCTGCATGAAGCGCTGGAACAGGAAGTGGCCGACTGGTTGGGCTACCCGCGTGCGCTGCTGTTTGGCAGCGGCTTTGCCGCCAACCTGGCGGTGCAGCAGGCACTGCTCAGCGAAGAAGACGATGTGTGCGTGCAGGACCGGCTCAACCACGCCAGCCTGCTCGATGCCACGCGCCTGGCCGGCTGCCGCCTGCGCCGCTACCCGCACCTGGATACCGAAGGTGCGCTGCGCCAGCTCAAGCACGCGCCCGACGGCGCGGCGATGCTGGTCACCGATGGTGTCTTCAGCATGGATGGCGACATCGCCCCGCTGCGCTCGCTCTCGCTGGTGGCGCGCATGCAGGAAGCGGTGTTGTACGTGGACGACGCACACGGCGTGGGCGTGATCGGCGAGCACGGCCGCGGCTGCGTGGCCGACGCCGGGCTGGGCGTGGCCGACGTGCCGCTGCAGCTGGTCACGCTGGGCAAGGCCTTGGGTGGCAGTGGCGCGCTGGTGGTGGGCGACGAGGCGATGATCCAGCACCTGGCCGAAACCGCACGCCCCTACATCTACACCACGGCGGTGCCGCCGGCGCAGGCGGCTGCGGCATTGGCCGCCGTGAAGCTGGCACGCCGCGACGACTGGCGCCGCGAGAAGCTGGCCGAGCTGGTCGGCGTGTTCCGTGCCGGCGCGCGCCAGCATGGGCTGGAACTGATGCCCTCCGATACGCCGATCCAGCCGCTGCTGTGCGGGGCCGAATCGACGGTGATGGGCTTGTCGGCCGCGCTGGAAGCGGCTGGTTTCCTGGTCAGCGCGATCCGTCCGCCGACCGTGCCCGAGGGCAAGGCACGCCTGCGCGTGACCCTGTCGGCGCTGCACACGGTGCCGGAAGTACGTGCGCTCACCGATGCCATCGCCCACGCACGCGACCAGGTGCTGCGCCAGCAGGCACTGGATGCGCTGAGCGCGTGA
- the bioH gene encoding pimeloyl-ACP methyl ester esterase BioH produces the protein MHIEVVGSGPALVMIHGWALHGGVFAPLVERLSAQFELHLVDLPGHGNSRDDATPLRLPFVVGAIAAATPPAVWCGWSLGGLFALHAAATLPKVRGLAMIAATPRFVRGEDWPYAVETAVFEQFGQDLAQDYRGTLERFLALDAMGSEHARQELRSLRAALVARGEPAPRALQEGLRLLESADLRGALPRLPVPSLWLAGQRDRLVSARAMQAAAALAPRSSVHVVAHGGHAPFLGHTDEVAAQLQHFVASLS, from the coding sequence ATGCATATCGAGGTGGTCGGCAGCGGGCCGGCGCTGGTAATGATCCACGGTTGGGCCCTGCATGGCGGTGTGTTTGCGCCCCTGGTGGAGCGGCTCTCAGCGCAGTTCGAGCTGCACCTGGTCGACCTGCCCGGGCACGGCAACAGCCGCGACGATGCCACCCCGCTGCGCCTGCCGTTCGTGGTCGGTGCGATTGCCGCCGCGACCCCGCCGGCCGTGTGGTGTGGCTGGTCGCTGGGTGGGCTGTTCGCGCTGCATGCGGCGGCCACGCTGCCCAAGGTTCGCGGGCTGGCGATGATCGCAGCCACACCGCGCTTCGTGCGTGGCGAGGACTGGCCATACGCCGTGGAAACCGCGGTCTTCGAACAGTTCGGCCAGGACCTGGCGCAGGACTATCGCGGCACGCTGGAGCGCTTCCTGGCCCTGGATGCGATGGGCTCCGAACACGCCCGGCAGGAACTGCGCAGCTTGCGCGCGGCGCTGGTAGCGCGCGGTGAGCCTGCCCCGCGTGCCCTGCAGGAAGGCCTTCGCCTGCTGGAAAGCGCTGACCTGCGTGGCGCCCTGCCCCGCCTGCCCGTGCCCAGCCTGTGGTTGGCCGGTCAGCGCGACCGGCTGGTGTCGGCGCGGGCCATGCAGGCCGCTGCCGCGCTCGCACCGCGTTCCAGCGTGCATGTAGTGGCCCATGGCGGACACGCGCCGTTCCTGGGCCACACCGACGAGGTGGCGGCGCAGCTGCAACACTTCGTTGCCTCGCTTTCCTGA
- a CDS encoding SDR family oxidoreductase yields MDLGIAGRWALVCAASKGLGLGCARALAREGVNVVIAARGEEALAHAGEELRALPGAGKVITVVADVTTEAGRAAALAACPQVDILVNNAGGPPAGDFRQFEREDWIAALDANMLAPIALIRATVDGMIERGFGRVVNITSSSVKAPIDILGLSNGARSGLTGFVAGLARRTVAHNVTLNNLLPGQFDTDRLRGNFAYMAQQQGVDAGQIAERKRTHIPAGRFGTADEFGAACAFLCSAQSGYITGQNLLIDGGAYPGTF; encoded by the coding sequence ATGGACCTTGGAATCGCCGGCCGCTGGGCCCTCGTCTGCGCTGCCAGCAAAGGCCTGGGACTGGGCTGCGCCCGCGCGCTGGCGCGCGAGGGCGTGAACGTGGTGATCGCCGCCCGGGGTGAGGAAGCCCTCGCCCACGCCGGTGAAGAACTCCGGGCGCTGCCGGGCGCCGGCAAGGTGATCACGGTGGTGGCCGATGTCACCACCGAGGCCGGCCGCGCGGCGGCACTGGCCGCCTGCCCGCAGGTGGACATCCTGGTCAACAACGCCGGTGGGCCGCCGGCGGGCGACTTCCGCCAGTTCGAGCGCGAGGACTGGATCGCTGCGCTGGACGCGAACATGCTGGCGCCGATCGCGCTGATCCGTGCCACCGTGGATGGCATGATCGAACGTGGCTTCGGGCGCGTGGTCAACATCACCTCCTCGTCGGTGAAGGCACCCATCGACATCCTGGGCCTGTCCAATGGAGCGCGCTCGGGCCTGACCGGCTTCGTCGCCGGGCTGGCGCGCCGCACCGTGGCCCACAACGTCACGCTCAACAACCTGCTGCCCGGCCAGTTCGACACCGACCGGCTGCGCGGCAACTTCGCCTACATGGCGCAGCAGCAGGGCGTGGATGCGGGGCAGATTGCCGAGCGCAAGCGCACCCACATTCCGGCCGGGCGCTTCGGCACCGCCGATGAGTTCGGCGCGGCGTGCGCGTTCCTGTGCAGTGCGCAGTCGGGTTACATCACCGGGCAGAACCTGTTGATTGATGGCGGGGCTTACCCCGGCACGTTCTGA
- the bioC gene encoding malonyl-ACP O-methyltransferase BioC, with the protein MTASFDPQHVRRAFSRAASSYDAAAALQREVEKRLLESLDYLESRQPEVVLDVGSGTGHASAAMKKRWPKAQVIALDMAEPMLREAKKQAGWWKPFTRVCGDAQALPLRDQSVDVIYSNLCLQWVEDLPAVFAGFRRVLKPGGLLVCSTFGPETLIELRDAFASADDTSHVSRFPPIAQFGDALMMSGFRDPVLDRDLFTLTYSDMDALMRELRAIGATNARQDRRHTLTGRGRFAAARAAYEPLRREDGTLPSSWEVIYAHAWAPDAGAPIRERGQDVASVPVSAIPIRRKTT; encoded by the coding sequence ATGACCGCCAGCTTTGATCCCCAGCACGTCCGCCGCGCGTTTTCGCGCGCCGCCAGCAGTTACGACGCCGCCGCTGCCCTGCAGCGCGAGGTGGAGAAGCGGCTGCTCGAATCGCTGGACTATCTCGAAAGCCGACAGCCGGAGGTGGTGCTGGACGTGGGCAGCGGCACCGGCCACGCCAGTGCGGCGATGAAGAAGCGCTGGCCCAAGGCGCAGGTGATCGCGCTGGACATGGCCGAGCCGATGCTGCGCGAAGCGAAGAAGCAGGCCGGCTGGTGGAAGCCCTTCACCCGGGTGTGCGGTGATGCGCAGGCGTTGCCTCTGCGCGATCAGAGCGTGGATGTGATCTACAGCAACCTGTGCCTGCAGTGGGTGGAGGACCTGCCCGCGGTGTTCGCCGGTTTCCGCCGCGTGCTCAAGCCGGGCGGGCTGCTGGTGTGTTCCACGTTCGGCCCGGAAACGCTGATCGAGCTGCGCGACGCGTTCGCCAGCGCCGATGACACCTCGCACGTGAGCCGGTTCCCGCCGATTGCGCAGTTCGGCGACGCGCTGATGATGTCCGGCTTCCGCGACCCGGTGCTGGACCGCGACCTGTTCACGCTCACCTATTCCGACATGGATGCACTGATGCGCGAGCTGCGCGCCATTGGCGCAACCAATGCACGCCAGGATCGCCGGCATACGTTGACCGGGCGCGGCAGGTTCGCTGCAGCGCGCGCCGCCTATGAACCGCTGCGTCGCGAGGACGGCACGCTGCCCAGCAGCTGGGAAGTGATTTACGCGCACGCGTGGGCGCCGGATGCGGGCGCGCCGATCCGCGAGCGCGGGCAGGATGTGGCCAGCGTCCCCGTGTCGGCGATTCCGATCCGGCGCAAGACCACCTGA
- a CDS encoding YdcF family protein — protein sequence MGRGMTRRARVGLGGWLWRLCMLLAAWLLCVTAWIVWVGERDQAAKADAIIVLGAAAYDAKPSPVFEERIRHGLDLYRQGYAPLLIFTGGYGGTGARFSESQVARRYALKQGVPDDAILIETASRTTRQNLAEARLLMDQHKLHRVIIVSDPLHMARALRLARELGIDALASSTPSTRFRSFHTSWKFLAQEIYFFHRDMFPSANGS from the coding sequence CTGGGCCGCGGCATGACCCGGCGCGCACGGGTCGGGCTGGGGGGCTGGCTGTGGCGGCTGTGCATGCTGTTGGCGGCCTGGCTGCTCTGTGTCACCGCATGGATCGTCTGGGTCGGTGAGCGCGACCAGGCGGCCAAGGCCGATGCGATCATCGTGCTGGGCGCGGCGGCCTACGACGCCAAGCCGTCGCCGGTGTTCGAAGAGCGCATCCGGCATGGGCTGGATCTGTACCGCCAGGGCTACGCGCCCTTGCTGATCTTCACCGGCGGCTACGGCGGCACCGGCGCGCGCTTTTCCGAATCGCAGGTCGCGCGCCGTTACGCCTTGAAACAGGGCGTGCCGGACGACGCGATCCTGATTGAAACCGCCTCGCGCACCACCCGCCAGAACCTGGCCGAAGCGCGGCTGTTGATGGACCAGCACAAGCTGCACCGGGTGATCATCGTCAGCGACCCGCTGCACATGGCGCGCGCGCTGCGCCTGGCCCGCGAACTGGGCATCGATGCACTGGCCTCGTCAACACCGAGCACGCGCTTCCGCAGCTTCCACACCAGCTGGAAGTTCCTGGCGCAGGAAATCTATTTCTTCCATCGGGACATGTTCCCCTCCGCGAACGGTTCCTGA